Proteins from a single region of Nakamurella deserti:
- a CDS encoding HEAT repeat domain-containing protein, which yields MVDGPGPTGGGGARPGSDDTVDPDGVWEELLTLADARGDAHDGDDLEERTSRLVAVLQRDGGPRVLDLALPVLADPATGRRHLAARVLAQLGYDDGSPFEGVIAAALAAAARTADDDDREVFVWGLTAAGGARWTAEACRYADDPYPPVRLALARNLVLMEDPPGDRCVATLIGLSADADAEVRDAAVFSLATLNDRDSPAIRAALAARLNDDAGDIRHEATVGLARRGDGRVLRPLLDRLGGDPDDVFRLDLEAAAELAHPALMPVLVRLCEHWADDGDRMFLDLALTARRRCDPRTRARATSLEAELVAALNARWAGAGWSVVASDSYPRTVLRLRGGDVGDGRPHRVWDDVTVADFRVEEQVERFLYDHPALDPPC from the coding sequence GTGGTGGACGGTCCCGGACCCACGGGCGGCGGCGGTGCCCGGCCCGGGTCGGACGACACCGTCGACCCCGACGGCGTGTGGGAGGAGCTGTTGACCCTGGCCGACGCACGCGGCGACGCCCACGACGGGGACGACCTCGAGGAGCGGACCTCGCGGCTGGTGGCGGTGCTGCAGCGCGACGGCGGACCGCGGGTGCTGGACCTGGCCCTGCCGGTCCTCGCCGACCCGGCCACCGGACGTCGGCACCTCGCGGCCCGGGTGCTGGCCCAGCTCGGGTACGACGACGGCTCGCCGTTCGAGGGAGTAATCGCGGCGGCCCTGGCCGCCGCCGCCCGGACGGCCGACGACGACGACCGCGAGGTCTTCGTCTGGGGTCTGACGGCCGCCGGCGGCGCCCGCTGGACCGCCGAGGCGTGCCGGTACGCCGACGACCCGTACCCGCCGGTGCGCCTGGCCCTGGCCCGGAACCTGGTGCTCATGGAGGATCCGCCGGGCGACCGGTGTGTCGCGACGCTGATCGGCCTGTCCGCCGACGCGGACGCGGAGGTCCGTGACGCCGCGGTCTTCAGCCTGGCCACTCTCAACGACCGCGACAGCCCGGCGATCCGCGCGGCCCTGGCGGCGCGGTTGAACGACGACGCGGGGGACATCCGGCACGAAGCGACGGTGGGGCTGGCCCGACGCGGTGACGGCCGGGTGCTGCGCCCACTGCTGGACCGCCTCGGCGGCGATCCGGACGACGTGTTCCGCCTCGACCTCGAGGCGGCCGCCGAACTCGCTCATCCGGCGTTGATGCCGGTGCTCGTCCGGCTGTGCGAGCACTGGGCCGACGACGGGGACCGGATGTTCCTCGACCTCGCGCTCACCGCGCGGCGACGGTGCGACCCGCGGACCCGGGCCCGGGCGACATCGCTGGAGGCGGAGCTGGTGGCCGCGCTGAACGCGCGGTGGGCCGGGGCCGGCTGGTCGGTCGTGGCGTCCGACAGCTACCCCCGGACGGTGCTGCGACTGCGCGGCGGGGACGTCGGCGACGGCCGGCCCCATCGGGTGTGGGACGACGTGACCGTCGCC
- a CDS encoding YnfA family protein has protein sequence MSVLRTVLLFAVAAVFEIGGAWLVWQSVRESRGWLWAGAGVVALGLYGFVAAFQSDPHFGRILAAYGGVFVAGSLVWGVVLDGFRPDRWDVIGALVCLAGVGVIVFAPRGA, from the coding sequence GTGAGCGTGCTGCGGACGGTCCTGCTGTTCGCCGTCGCCGCGGTGTTCGAGATCGGTGGGGCCTGGCTGGTGTGGCAGTCGGTCCGGGAGTCGCGCGGTTGGCTGTGGGCCGGGGCCGGCGTGGTCGCGCTGGGCCTGTACGGTTTCGTCGCGGCGTTCCAGTCCGACCCGCACTTCGGCCGGATCCTCGCCGCCTACGGTGGGGTGTTCGTCGCCGGCTCGCTGGTCTGGGGTGTGGTGCTCGACGGCTTCCGCCCCGATCGGTGGGACGTCATCGGAGCACTGGTGTGTCTGGCCGGCGTGGGCGTCATCGTGTTCGCGCCGCGGGGGGCCTGA
- a CDS encoding pirin family protein, producing MSNLESAPVEHDVDRPTCGSRLLKARAVPLGGVRAMTVRRTLPSREIPLIGAWCFLDEMGPESAGMTVLPHPHIGLQTVTWPLSGEIRHRDGLGSDVVLRPGELNIMTSGRGIAHSEVTAPGVVLHGLQLWVALPADAAGGTSLFEQHRELPVFTAAGVRGVVFVGELGEVRSPATIFSPLVGAELVVEPGSAALPLRADFEYGVLVVGGTVEVDGRTLEPGPLLYLAPGRTSLDVSTTEGARLVLLGGEPFADELVMWWNFVGRTHEEIVAARDDWEAHDPRFGPVDGHGDERIPAPPLPPLRLTPRRRG from the coding sequence TTGAGCAATCTCGAGAGCGCACCAGTCGAGCACGACGTCGACCGGCCGACCTGCGGGAGCCGGCTGCTGAAGGCGCGCGCGGTGCCGCTGGGCGGGGTCCGGGCGATGACCGTGCGGCGGACGCTGCCGTCCCGGGAGATCCCGCTGATCGGCGCCTGGTGCTTCCTGGACGAGATGGGTCCGGAGTCGGCCGGGATGACCGTGCTGCCCCATCCGCACATCGGGCTGCAGACCGTGACCTGGCCGCTGAGCGGCGAGATCCGGCATCGGGACGGCCTGGGCAGTGACGTGGTCCTGCGACCGGGCGAGCTGAACATCATGACGAGCGGCCGCGGCATCGCACACTCCGAGGTCACCGCACCCGGGGTGGTACTGCACGGCCTGCAGCTGTGGGTCGCACTGCCCGCGGACGCGGCGGGCGGGACGTCGCTGTTCGAACAGCACCGGGAGCTGCCGGTGTTCACGGCGGCCGGGGTGCGGGGCGTGGTCTTCGTCGGCGAGCTCGGCGAGGTGCGCTCCCCCGCGACGATCTTCAGCCCGCTGGTCGGCGCGGAGCTGGTGGTCGAGCCGGGGTCGGCGGCGCTGCCGTTGCGTGCGGACTTCGAGTACGGCGTCCTGGTGGTCGGCGGCACCGTCGAGGTCGACGGGCGGACACTGGAGCCCGGGCCGCTGCTGTACCTGGCGCCCGGACGGACGTCGCTGGACGTGTCGACCACCGAGGGGGCCCGGCTGGTGCTGCTCGGCGGCGAACCGTTCGCCGACGAGCTGGTGATGTGGTGGAACTTCGTCGGGCGCACCCACGAGGAGATCGTCGCGGCGCGCGACGACTGGGAGGCTCACGATCCGCGGTTCGGGCCGGTCGACGGGCACGGCGACGAGCGCATCCCCGCGCCACCGTTGCCGCCGCTGCGGTTGACGCCGCGTCGTCGCGGGTGA
- the crcB gene encoding fluoride efflux transporter CrcB gives MTRQPPPASGHRERPDDVDALPPTPSTGSVLAVVAVGGVIGALARHQVGRSWPAPPTNFPWSTLAVNVSGCLLIGVLLGVLADRPRAHPLLRPLLGTGVLGGYTTFSTYTVDLHRLLTTGHVGTAAMYLLGTLAAALTATVTGMCLGRRRGRR, from the coding sequence ATGACCCGGCAGCCACCCCCGGCGTCCGGTCACCGGGAGCGCCCCGACGACGTGGACGCGCTGCCGCCCACGCCGTCGACGGGGTCGGTGCTCGCGGTCGTCGCGGTCGGTGGCGTCATCGGTGCTCTCGCGCGCCACCAGGTCGGCCGGAGCTGGCCCGCCCCGCCCACGAACTTCCCGTGGTCCACGCTGGCGGTCAACGTCTCCGGCTGCCTGCTCATCGGCGTCCTGCTCGGCGTGCTGGCCGATCGGCCCCGCGCGCACCCGCTGCTGCGCCCGCTGCTCGGCACCGGCGTGCTCGGCGGGTACACCACGTTCTCCACCTACACCGTCGACCTCCACCGGCTGCTCACCACCGGGCACGTGGGCACCGCGGCGATGTACCTGCTCGGGACGCTCGCCGCGGCGCTCACCGCCACCGTCACGGGGATGTGTCTCGGCCGCCGCCGGGGGCGGCGGTGA
- the crcB gene encoding fluoride efflux transporter CrcB, with product MTYLWVALGAAIGAPLRYLTDRFVTVRVESRFPVGTLVVNVAGSLILGLLAGAGLAGDDPWQLVVGTGFCGALTTYSTFAWETVRLAASGGRLLAAANAVGSLVVGTGAATAGFLVMDAVVR from the coding sequence GTGACCTATCTGTGGGTGGCGCTGGGCGCGGCGATCGGTGCACCGCTGCGCTACCTGACCGACCGGTTCGTCACGGTGCGCGTCGAGAGCCGCTTCCCCGTCGGCACTCTCGTGGTCAACGTGGCGGGATCGCTGATCCTGGGACTCCTCGCCGGGGCGGGCCTGGCCGGCGACGATCCGTGGCAGCTCGTCGTCGGCACCGGCTTCTGCGGCGCCCTCACCACCTACTCGACCTTCGCCTGGGAGACCGTGCGGCTGGCCGCATCCGGGGGTCGGCTGCTGGCCGCAGCCAACGCGGTCGGCAGCCTGGTCGTGGGGACGGGTGCCGCCACGGCAGGATTCCTGGTCATGGACGCGGTGGTG